A single region of the Jatrophihabitans sp. GAS493 genome encodes:
- the speB gene encoding agmatinase — MPDSTSPIGPIGPIDPTVSPRFAGFATFARLPRLADVEHADIVVVGVPFDSGTTYRPGARFGPAHVRESSRLLRPYNPLQDIEPFATQQVVDAGDIACTPFDIVAAISAIEAGARELTASGERLLTIGGDHTIALPLLRVAAERYGPPAVIHFDAHLDTWDTYFGAPITHGTPFRRASEEGLIDQTASMHIGIRGPLYARQDLFDDERLGFSIVSGDDIATAGVAAAIDRIRSRIGDRPVYVSIDIDVLDPAHAPGTGTPEAGGMTSRELLSIVRSFSELNLIGADVVEVSPAYDHAQITGIAAAHVCYELISAMAPRPTGG; from the coding sequence GTGCCTGACTCAACCTCCCCCATCGGTCCCATCGGTCCCATCGATCCCACGGTCAGTCCGCGATTCGCCGGCTTCGCCACCTTCGCTCGGCTACCCCGGTTAGCCGATGTCGAACACGCGGACATCGTCGTCGTCGGCGTGCCCTTCGACAGTGGCACGACCTACCGCCCAGGCGCGCGCTTCGGCCCCGCGCATGTGCGCGAGTCCTCTCGGCTGCTCCGTCCGTACAACCCGTTGCAAGATATCGAGCCGTTCGCAACGCAGCAGGTCGTCGACGCCGGTGACATCGCGTGCACCCCGTTCGACATCGTCGCGGCGATATCGGCAATCGAAGCCGGTGCTCGCGAACTCACAGCGAGCGGTGAACGCCTACTCACAATCGGCGGTGACCACACCATCGCGCTGCCGCTGCTGAGAGTGGCCGCTGAACGCTACGGACCGCCGGCGGTCATCCACTTCGACGCCCACCTCGACACCTGGGATACCTACTTCGGAGCGCCTATCACCCACGGGACGCCGTTTCGCCGTGCCTCCGAAGAGGGGCTGATCGATCAGACGGCCAGTATGCATATAGGCATCCGCGGTCCGCTCTACGCCCGGCAGGACCTCTTCGACGACGAGCGACTCGGCTTTTCCATCGTCTCCGGCGACGACATTGCGACGGCCGGCGTCGCTGCCGCCATCGACCGGATCCGATCGCGGATCGGCGACCGCCCGGTGTACGTGTCGATCGATATCGACGTCCTGGACCCCGCTCACGCTCCCGGTACCGGCACCCCGGAGGCCGGTGGGATGACCAGTCGGGAGCTGCTCAGCATCGTCAGGTCGTTCAGCGAGCTGAACCTCATCGGCGCCGACGTCGTCGAGGTCTCACCCGCCTATGACCATGCACAGATCACGGGGATAGCCGCGGCCCACGTCTGCTACGAGCTCATCTCCGCGATGGCTCCGCGCCCAACCGGCGGGTAG
- the ppk2 gene encoding polyphosphate kinase 2 — MTEEDEPPTAIPPTSAVARLSRRPYERELKRLQAELVAMQDWVQASGARLLMIFEGRDAAGKGGSIKRITEYLNPRVARVVALPAPTERERGEWYFQRYIQHLPSRGEIVLMDRSWYNRAGVEKVMGFCTPAEHRRFLAQCPVFERLLVEDGIMLRKYWFSVSDAEQQRRFQSRLEDPMRGWKLSPMDVESISRWEDYSRAKDEMFVHTDTSEAPWFDVEADDKRRARINMIAHLLSTVAYSQIPRPPITLPARPPAVNYIRPPRELVKAVPDHAATLK, encoded by the coding sequence ATGACTGAAGAGGATGAACCGCCAACCGCAATCCCACCGACCTCGGCTGTGGCCCGGCTCAGCCGTCGGCCCTACGAGCGGGAACTCAAGCGGCTGCAGGCGGAGCTGGTGGCCATGCAGGACTGGGTGCAGGCATCCGGAGCGAGGCTGCTAATGATCTTTGAGGGGCGCGACGCCGCGGGTAAGGGCGGAAGCATCAAACGCATAACCGAGTACCTGAATCCCCGCGTTGCCCGAGTTGTGGCCCTTCCGGCGCCCACTGAGCGTGAGCGGGGTGAGTGGTACTTCCAGCGCTACATCCAGCATCTTCCCTCGCGGGGCGAGATCGTGCTGATGGATCGTTCCTGGTACAACCGCGCCGGTGTCGAGAAGGTGATGGGATTCTGCACTCCGGCGGAGCACCGTCGGTTCCTTGCGCAGTGCCCGGTCTTCGAGCGGCTGCTCGTCGAGGACGGCATCATGCTGCGCAAGTACTGGTTCTCGGTCAGCGATGCCGAACAGCAGCGACGATTCCAGTCACGCCTGGAGGACCCGATGCGCGGCTGGAAACTATCCCCGATGGACGTCGAGTCGATCTCCCGATGGGAGGACTACTCGCGCGCCAAGGACGAGATGTTCGTGCATACCGATACCAGCGAGGCCCCCTGGTTCGATGTCGAGGCCGACGACAAGCGCCGGGCCCGGATAAACATGATCGCCCACTTGCTTTCCACCGTGGCCTACAGCCAGATCCCTCGCCCACCGATCACGCTGCCGGCGCGGCCGCCGGCGGTGAACTACATCCGGCCGCCACGGGAACTGGTGAAGGCGGTGCCTGACCATGCAGCAACCCTGAAGTAG
- a CDS encoding methyl-accepting chemotaxis protein yields the protein MRTDSAPIGRVSSPTEPSGSDQNRPRLRRWFADRRVRTKMLLPLGIATTAIVLLCGVGMAAVSSTAAAATNLYAHTARPLAALGHIRDGEGDSRVAVRDYLLAADAQSRASVKEDVSAADAMLDDAVAEYRTTKGSALDGQHGQLIDQFAAAVADWRQLRDGQLFPAADAENTQLVGQLLSGPLTKADDQFGGAMDALDTLEGKDAAHAAAEAQRTASVARNLLLILGIVGVALSAALGALAAVFLTRPLAAVGRALSAMARGDLTSKVELDSNDEVGQMAAAFVQAQAATSHTVVALARSAAALAASSSQLTEISRAVGASAEEASELASRAALAASDVSAAVQGVAAGAEQMGSSIADIARNSSEAARVAGSAVVAANSAAELMDRLDVSSLSIADVTSTINAVAAQTNLLALNATIEAARAGEAGKGFAVVAGEVKQLAQKTAGATTDISGKVASISAETAAAIGTISEISAIIAEINTFQSTIAAAVEEQSATTREMSRGVGEAATQAAAIADNVGNVADATARARDDIARAASAAEELSALSDELTSVVSNFQI from the coding sequence GTGAGAACCGACTCAGCCCCGATAGGCCGCGTTTCATCCCCAACCGAACCCAGCGGTTCCGACCAGAACCGCCCCCGGTTGCGGCGGTGGTTCGCCGATCGCCGGGTGCGCACCAAGATGCTTCTACCACTTGGAATCGCCACGACAGCCATCGTGTTGCTCTGCGGTGTGGGGATGGCCGCGGTCAGCTCGACCGCGGCCGCGGCGACCAACCTCTACGCACACACGGCACGACCGTTGGCTGCCCTCGGCCACATTCGGGATGGCGAAGGCGACTCGAGAGTCGCGGTCCGCGACTACCTTCTGGCCGCCGACGCGCAGTCCCGAGCCTCGGTGAAAGAGGACGTGTCCGCGGCGGACGCCATGCTCGATGACGCGGTCGCCGAATACCGCACGACCAAGGGCTCCGCCCTAGACGGTCAGCACGGGCAGTTAATCGATCAGTTTGCAGCCGCCGTCGCCGATTGGCGCCAGCTTCGAGATGGTCAGCTCTTTCCGGCCGCCGACGCCGAGAACACCCAGCTCGTCGGTCAGCTACTCAGCGGGCCGTTGACCAAGGCCGATGACCAGTTCGGGGGAGCAATGGATGCCCTCGACACTTTGGAGGGGAAGGATGCTGCGCATGCCGCCGCAGAGGCTCAGCGCACGGCGAGCGTGGCCCGCAATTTGTTGCTGATTCTGGGAATTGTCGGAGTCGCGCTGTCGGCCGCGCTCGGCGCGTTGGCGGCCGTCTTCCTGACCCGACCGCTCGCGGCAGTCGGGCGCGCGCTTTCAGCGATGGCGCGTGGAGACCTGACATCCAAGGTCGAGCTCGATTCGAACGATGAGGTGGGCCAGATGGCCGCTGCATTCGTACAAGCTCAAGCGGCGACGAGTCACACCGTTGTGGCGTTGGCGCGCAGCGCAGCCGCTCTGGCTGCCTCGTCCAGCCAGCTCACTGAGATCAGCCGCGCAGTCGGCGCGAGCGCTGAAGAGGCGAGCGAGCTGGCGTCCCGGGCGGCGCTCGCGGCCTCCGATGTGTCGGCCGCAGTACAGGGTGTCGCGGCCGGCGCCGAGCAGATGGGTAGCTCCATTGCCGACATTGCCCGCAATTCGAGCGAAGCGGCACGGGTGGCTGGCAGTGCTGTCGTTGCGGCGAACAGTGCCGCCGAACTCATGGATCGACTCGACGTCTCATCACTATCAATCGCCGACGTCACCAGCACGATCAACGCCGTCGCCGCCCAGACGAACCTGCTCGCGCTGAACGCGACGATCGAAGCGGCGCGCGCCGGCGAAGCCGGCAAGGGGTTCGCTGTGGTCGCCGGAGAGGTGAAGCAGCTCGCGCAGAAGACAGCCGGAGCGACCACCGACATCAGCGGAAAGGTCGCCAGTATCAGCGCCGAGACAGCAGCGGCGATCGGCACAATCTCAGAAATCTCGGCGATCATTGCGGAGATCAACACCTTCCAGTCGACGATCGCCGCGGCGGTGGAGGAGCAGAGTGCGACGACGCGGGAGATGAGCCGCGGAGTAGGCGAGGCGGCCACCCAAGCGGCGGCGATCGCCGACAACGTCGGGAATGTCGCTGACGCGACAGCACGAGCCAGGGATGACATCGCGCGCGCAGCAAGTGCGGCCGAGGAACTCTCGGCTCTGTCGGATGAGCTCACCAGCGTGGTCAGCAACTTCCAAATCTGA
- a CDS encoding shikimate dehydrogenase — MGSDAVGPTGLTGPTGLTGPTGLTGLTGRAAVLGRPVSHSLSPVLHNAAYLALGRPWHYEAIDCGEQDLGDLLASAGDEWVGFSVTMPLKRVALALADVVEPRAVAVGAANTLLPLRDRAAPGWRATNTDVDGILRALAEVGAQPRTATILGAGGTAQAAVAAIGELGLSSCTVLVRDPSRTADLKATALRVGVELAIETFTDAHPALGSDLLLSTLPAHAADLLAIRTWHRDQVILDVVYDPWPTALANSAQADGATVVSGALMLLHQAAAQVELMTGASAPLQEMRDALRGAAPRAGV; from the coding sequence GTGGGTAGCGATGCAGTTGGGCCTACGGGGCTCACTGGACCCACTGGGCTGACGGGACCCACTGGGCTCACTGGGCTCACTGGGCGGGCCGCGGTACTCGGACGTCCGGTGTCGCATTCGCTGTCGCCAGTGCTGCACAACGCGGCCTACCTGGCTTTGGGCCGTCCTTGGCACTACGAGGCGATTGACTGCGGCGAACAGGACCTCGGTGACCTGCTCGCATCGGCCGGCGACGAATGGGTCGGATTCAGCGTGACGATGCCGTTGAAGCGGGTGGCGCTGGCGCTGGCCGATGTGGTCGAACCGCGAGCCGTGGCGGTCGGAGCGGCCAATACCCTGCTCCCGCTACGAGACCGGGCAGCGCCGGGGTGGCGGGCCACCAACACCGATGTAGACGGAATTCTCCGTGCGCTGGCTGAGGTGGGTGCCCAACCGCGGACAGCGACCATTCTGGGCGCGGGCGGGACGGCGCAAGCCGCCGTTGCGGCCATCGGCGAGCTCGGTTTGAGCAGCTGCACGGTCCTGGTCCGCGACCCGAGCCGCACCGCAGACCTGAAAGCGACCGCGCTTCGAGTAGGCGTGGAACTCGCGATCGAGACGTTCACCGACGCCCACCCGGCGCTGGGTTCGGACCTGCTGTTGAGCACACTTCCAGCCCACGCTGCGGACCTGTTGGCTATCCGAACCTGGCATCGTGATCAGGTGATCCTCGATGTCGTCTATGACCCGTGGCCGACCGCACTGGCGAACTCCGCCCAGGCCGACGGGGCGACCGTGGTCAGCGGTGCCCTGATGCTGCTGCATCAGGCGGCGGCCCAAGTCGAGTTGATGACCGGTGCATCGGCGCCGCTGCAGGAGATGCGAGACGCGCTTCGCGGCGCCGCCCCGCGCGCCGGCGTCTGA
- the mltG gene encoding endolytic transglycosylase MltG, which yields MPVDAYQIHDIAGGAQPSEVAEPHGAYTAHGDDAIDQAIDEPIDEAIHDSEYRHGEYPYGDEVGLADADHEHLDVTSVFGHDDHDSHHGEFAHPVNGHEEHRRSRSEARRLQRASKQRRRGRLVVTLGLVLILAVAGAGWFVVRPALTNALGASDYKGNGTGSVLVQIHPGDGAAAIASTLHSQGVIKSDRSFVMAAAANQDAKSIQPGYYRLNMKMQASAALTMLLDPKSKVSNTLTFPEGSTVKQMVAKLVGPLKLTQADFDAVTSNPSSLGLPAAYAPADGKLTSLEGLLFPDTYTFDPGTSASDAISTMVNEFISTDRSTHFSDQAKAVGLTPYQALIVASMVEGEAKFDADRPKVARVILNRLAANRPLQIDATSVYGAILAGRDPKTLSYNEADPYNTRNTIGLPPTPIDNPGAASLQAAVNPAAGDWTHYVNGDADGHLVFTDEAGFEAARLACVQNHWGCD from the coding sequence GTGCCCGTCGATGCTTATCAAATTCATGACATCGCCGGCGGCGCCCAGCCGAGTGAGGTCGCGGAGCCGCACGGCGCCTACACGGCGCATGGCGACGACGCGATTGACCAGGCGATTGACGAGCCGATTGACGAGGCGATTCACGACTCTGAATACCGTCACGGCGAATACCCGTACGGCGATGAGGTTGGCCTCGCGGACGCCGACCATGAGCATCTCGATGTCACATCCGTATTCGGGCACGACGACCACGACTCCCATCACGGCGAGTTCGCCCACCCCGTCAACGGGCACGAGGAGCATCGCCGGAGCCGCTCCGAGGCCCGTCGACTGCAGCGTGCGTCCAAGCAGCGCCGTCGAGGACGCCTTGTTGTCACGCTGGGCCTGGTACTCATTCTGGCCGTAGCCGGTGCGGGCTGGTTCGTTGTCCGACCGGCCCTCACCAACGCCCTCGGTGCAAGCGACTACAAGGGCAACGGCACCGGGTCGGTGCTGGTGCAGATCCATCCCGGCGACGGGGCGGCGGCGATCGCCAGCACCCTGCACTCGCAGGGAGTGATCAAGAGTGATCGCTCCTTCGTGATGGCGGCTGCGGCCAACCAAGACGCCAAGTCGATTCAGCCGGGGTATTACCGCCTGAACATGAAGATGCAGGCCAGCGCCGCGCTGACGATGCTCCTCGACCCCAAGTCGAAGGTCTCCAACACGCTGACCTTCCCGGAGGGGAGCACGGTCAAGCAGATGGTCGCCAAGCTCGTCGGGCCGTTGAAACTCACCCAAGCCGACTTCGACGCTGTCACCTCGAACCCGTCCAGTCTGGGTCTGCCGGCGGCCTATGCGCCGGCGGACGGCAAACTCACCTCCCTGGAGGGTCTGCTCTTCCCGGACACCTACACGTTCGATCCCGGAACCTCCGCCTCGGACGCCATCTCGACGATGGTGAACGAATTCATCAGTACCGACCGCAGCACGCACTTCTCCGACCAGGCCAAGGCGGTTGGGCTGACCCCGTACCAGGCGCTGATCGTTGCTTCGATGGTCGAGGGCGAGGCGAAGTTCGACGCCGACCGTCCGAAGGTTGCCCGGGTCATCCTCAACCGCCTCGCGGCAAACCGTCCTCTACAGATCGACGCGACCAGCGTCTATGGAGCGATTCTGGCCGGCCGCGACCCGAAGACGCTCAGCTATAACGAGGCCGACCCCTACAACACCCGAAACACCATTGGCCTTCCGCCCACGCCGATCGACAACCCCGGCGCGGCGTCGCTGCAGGCTGCGGTGAACCCGGCGGCCGGTGACTGGACGCACTACGTGAACGGCGATGCCGACGGTCACCTTGTCTTCACTGACGAAGCCGGGTTCGAGGCGGCCCGACTCGCCTGCGTCCAGAACCACTGGGGCTGTGACTGA
- the ruvX gene encoding Holliday junction resolvase RuvX produces the protein MFGVWLGVDVGTVRVGVARCDPHGMLATPLTTLNRDEKGNSDIAALVDLVAEHEAVGVVIGLPRTLAGAEGTSAQMARGYADLVAVAIRPLPVELSDERLSTTSAQRKLIQAGRNTRKSRAVIDQAAAVVILQHWLDSASTRERLSERPN, from the coding sequence ATGTTCGGGGTCTGGCTCGGAGTGGACGTGGGCACCGTTCGGGTCGGTGTCGCTCGCTGTGATCCGCACGGGATGCTCGCCACCCCGCTGACCACCCTGAATCGCGACGAAAAGGGCAACTCGGATATCGCGGCGCTGGTTGACCTCGTTGCCGAGCACGAGGCCGTCGGAGTGGTCATTGGACTACCGAGGACGCTGGCCGGGGCCGAGGGGACGTCGGCGCAGATGGCCCGCGGCTACGCGGATCTGGTGGCCGTGGCGATCCGACCGCTTCCGGTTGAATTGTCCGATGAGCGCCTCTCTACCACGAGCGCGCAGCGTAAACTCATTCAGGCCGGTCGCAATACCCGTAAGAGCCGCGCCGTGATTGATCAGGCGGCGGCCGTGGTAATTCTGCAACACTGGCTCGATAGCGCGAGCACCCGCGAGCGACTGAGTGAACGGCCCAACTGA
- the alaS gene encoding alanine--tRNA ligase, whose translation MKTSEIRRRFLAHFEADGHTVVPSAPLPFDDPNLLFVNAGMVQFVPYFIGQLNAPWQRATSVQKCIRTQDIEEVGKTTRHGTFFQMNGNFSFGDYFKEHAIKMAWDLSTKSISDGGFGLDAERIWATVYLDDEEAVDIWHRVVGLPHERIVRRGKADNYWSMGIPGPCGPCSELYYDRGADYGRPGGPEVDEDRFMEFWNLVFMQNERGAGTTKDDYPILGELPAKNIDTGMGLERMSTLLQGVDNLYEIDETRPILNRAAELTGKQYGLHSGHAATESAPDDVRLRVVADHIRTALMLVGDGVTPDNEGRGYVLRRILRRAVRAMRLLGYDDPALPELLPVARDCMSASYPELASEYDRIAMIAYAEEAAFRRTLVAGTTILDTAVTKAKAAGAESLQGEQAFALHDTYGFPIDLTLEMAAEQGLAVDTEGFARLMQEQRARSKADARGKKSAHADSPAYRDLRERGVTEFTGYGELITESHVRGLVRDGESVPTAGAGEIVEVVLERTPFYAESGGQIADEGVITADDTRLRVLDVQRPVKGLIVHRVQVEEGELHAGQRVVASVDPEWRRSARQAHSGTHVVHAALRQVLGPSALQSGSYNKPGYLRLDFAWNAGLDAATRAQIEDVSNIALREDLPVDVRHMTLAQARELGALALFGETYDETVRVVDIGGAWSRELCGGTHVEHSSQVGALTIVGEASIGAGVRRLEAYVGLEALRYLATERALVTALTENLKVPAAELPERVEALVTRLRAAEKELDRLRAAAVLESAGELAAQSSDIAGTRFVAAQAPKGVTGNDLRSLALDVRARLGASPAAVLLTSEKDDGGVSFVAAVNEAGRSAGLAAGELVKVFAPVIGARGGGKPDLAQGAGGEVAKVEDGFASVRASLAGTPG comes from the coding sequence GTGAAGACCTCAGAGATCCGCCGCCGCTTCCTGGCCCACTTCGAGGCCGACGGGCATACCGTCGTGCCGAGTGCGCCGCTTCCGTTCGACGACCCGAATCTGCTCTTCGTCAACGCCGGCATGGTGCAGTTTGTGCCGTATTTCATTGGCCAACTGAACGCACCCTGGCAGCGGGCCACCAGCGTGCAGAAGTGCATCCGCACGCAGGACATCGAAGAGGTCGGCAAGACCACCCGGCACGGCACGTTCTTCCAGATGAACGGCAACTTCAGCTTCGGTGACTACTTCAAGGAGCACGCCATCAAGATGGCGTGGGACCTGTCCACGAAGTCCATCTCCGACGGCGGCTTCGGCCTCGACGCCGAGCGAATCTGGGCCACCGTCTACCTCGACGACGAGGAGGCCGTGGACATCTGGCACCGGGTCGTCGGCCTGCCCCACGAGCGGATCGTGCGCCGTGGAAAGGCCGATAATTACTGGTCGATGGGCATTCCCGGACCATGCGGGCCCTGCAGTGAGCTCTACTACGACCGGGGCGCCGACTACGGCCGTCCAGGCGGCCCGGAGGTCGACGAAGACCGGTTCATGGAGTTCTGGAACCTCGTCTTCATGCAGAACGAGCGCGGCGCCGGCACCACCAAGGACGACTACCCGATCCTGGGCGAGCTGCCGGCCAAGAACATCGACACCGGGATGGGCCTGGAGCGAATGTCGACGCTGCTGCAGGGAGTCGACAACCTCTACGAGATCGACGAGACGCGCCCCATCCTCAACCGCGCCGCCGAGCTGACCGGTAAGCAATACGGTCTGCACTCCGGACATGCGGCCACCGAGTCTGCTCCCGACGATGTGCGGCTGCGGGTTGTGGCCGATCACATCCGTACGGCGCTGATGCTCGTCGGTGACGGGGTAACCCCCGACAACGAGGGGCGTGGCTACGTGCTGCGCCGCATCCTGCGGCGGGCGGTGCGGGCGATGCGCCTGCTCGGCTACGACGATCCCGCGCTACCGGAACTGCTGCCGGTGGCCCGCGACTGCATGTCGGCCTCCTACCCGGAGCTGGCCAGCGAATACGACCGCATCGCGATGATCGCCTACGCCGAGGAGGCGGCATTCCGTCGCACCCTCGTCGCCGGCACGACGATCCTCGACACCGCCGTCACGAAGGCCAAGGCGGCCGGCGCCGAGTCGCTGCAGGGTGAGCAGGCCTTCGCACTGCATGACACCTACGGATTCCCGATCGACCTCACCCTTGAGATGGCGGCCGAGCAGGGCCTGGCCGTCGACACCGAGGGGTTTGCCCGCCTGATGCAGGAGCAGCGGGCCCGGTCAAAGGCCGATGCGAGGGGTAAGAAGAGCGCCCACGCCGACAGCCCGGCCTACCGGGATCTGCGCGAGCGCGGGGTCACCGAGTTCACCGGTTACGGCGAGCTGATCACCGAATCGCACGTGCGTGGCCTGGTCCGCGACGGCGAGTCGGTGCCGACGGCCGGTGCCGGCGAGATCGTCGAAGTCGTGCTGGAACGCACCCCCTTCTACGCCGAATCCGGCGGCCAGATCGCCGACGAGGGCGTGATCACCGCCGACGACACCCGGCTGCGGGTGCTGGACGTGCAGCGTCCGGTGAAGGGCCTCATCGTGCACCGCGTGCAGGTTGAGGAGGGGGAATTGCACGCCGGCCAGCGCGTCGTCGCCTCGGTCGATCCGGAGTGGCGGCGGTCGGCCCGGCAGGCTCACTCCGGCACCCACGTCGTGCACGCCGCGCTGCGCCAGGTGCTCGGGCCGTCGGCGCTGCAGAGCGGTTCGTACAACAAGCCCGGCTACCTGCGCCTCGACTTCGCCTGGAACGCCGGGCTGGACGCGGCCACCCGGGCGCAGATCGAGGACGTCTCGAATATCGCGTTGCGCGAGGACCTGCCGGTCGACGTTCGGCACATGACCCTGGCCCAGGCCCGCGAATTGGGCGCGCTCGCCCTCTTCGGGGAGACCTACGACGAGACCGTCCGAGTCGTCGACATCGGTGGAGCCTGGTCCCGCGAGCTCTGCGGCGGCACCCATGTCGAGCACTCCTCGCAGGTCGGGGCATTGACCATCGTCGGTGAGGCCTCGATCGGTGCCGGGGTCCGGCGCCTTGAGGCCTACGTCGGCCTGGAGGCACTTCGCTACCTCGCGACGGAACGTGCCCTGGTCACGGCGCTCACCGAGAACCTGAAGGTTCCGGCCGCCGAGTTGCCCGAGCGGGTCGAGGCGCTGGTGACGCGCCTGCGCGCCGCTGAGAAGGAACTTGACCGTCTGCGTGCCGCCGCCGTGCTGGAGAGTGCCGGTGAGCTGGCGGCACAGTCCAGCGATATCGCCGGCACGCGGTTCGTGGCGGCCCAGGCTCCGAAGGGTGTGACCGGCAACGACCTGCGGTCACTGGCGCTGGACGTCCGGGCCCGTCTTGGAGCCTCGCCGGCGGCGGTGCTGCTCACGTCTGAAAAGGATGACGGCGGTGTGAGCTTCGTGGCCGCGGTCAACGAGGCCGGGCGTTCGGCCGGTCTCGCGGCCGGCGAGCTGGTCAAGGTGTTCGCTCCGGTGATCGGTGCCCGCGGCGGGGGCAAGCCAGATCTGGCTCAGGGCGCCGGCGGCGAAGTGGCGAAGGTGGAGGATGGGTTCGCTTCAGTGCGGGCCTCGCTCGCGGGCACGCCCGGCTGA
- a CDS encoding DUF948 domain-containing protein, whose product MSASGIAALVAAVAFFLLVLLLAIPLLKLGRTLDEATLAIRKTHEGAAPLLADAQTTLAGVNAQLDQVDGITKGVSSMTTNAAALTSIVSSTVGSPLIKVAAFSYGVRRTVTQRRDAEAIRAANRRHRASRRARKAL is encoded by the coding sequence GTGTCTGCCTCAGGTATTGCGGCCCTAGTGGCTGCGGTGGCGTTCTTCTTATTGGTGCTGTTGCTGGCCATCCCGTTGCTGAAGCTGGGGCGCACCCTGGACGAGGCGACCCTGGCGATCCGCAAGACGCACGAAGGTGCGGCGCCGCTGCTGGCTGATGCGCAGACCACCCTCGCCGGTGTGAATGCCCAACTGGACCAGGTCGACGGCATCACCAAGGGCGTCAGTTCGATGACGACCAATGCGGCCGCGCTCACCTCCATCGTCTCCAGCACAGTGGGCAGCCCGCTGATCAAGGTCGCTGCGTTCTCCTACGGTGTCCGCCGCACCGTCACCCAGCGCCGTGACGCCGAGGCCATTCGGGCGGCCAACCGGCGTCACCGTGCGTCCCGTCGGGCCCGGAAGGCGCTGTAG
- a CDS encoding replication-associated recombination protein A produces MTLFETSDGDAPSTGLAGASGGQSGAVDPRAPLAARMRPRSLDEVLGQEHLLSAGSPLRRLVEGDAPMSLILFGPPGSGKTTLAQIVSSSTNRRFVQLSALNAGVKDVRAVIERARHDLTMNSHQTVLFIDEIHRFSKTQQDSLLGAVEARVITLVAATTENPYFSVVSPLLSRSLLLNLQPLTGEHIAELVRRALVDERGLAGAVQIEDDALDHLLRMSDGDARRALTALEAAAGSAVAAGQPSIDLVTLEKAVDTAAVRYDRDGDQHYDVISAFIKSIRGSDVDAALHYLARMIEAGEDARFIARRLVVHASEDIGLADPTAILVATAAAQAVQLIGMPEARINLAQATMHLALAPKSNAVVRAIDEALADVKQGLGGAVPPALRDGHYPGAAKLGHAAAYRYPHSEPEGVLAQQYPPDELLGRDYYHPTSRGAERQLQERVARLRAVVRNE; encoded by the coding sequence ATGACGCTCTTCGAGACCTCCGACGGCGATGCGCCGTCCACGGGGTTGGCCGGTGCGTCCGGGGGCCAGTCCGGCGCGGTTGACCCACGGGCACCGCTAGCCGCCCGGATGCGTCCCCGAAGCCTCGATGAGGTCCTCGGGCAGGAGCATCTGCTCAGTGCGGGCTCACCGCTGCGACGGCTGGTTGAGGGCGATGCGCCGATGTCGCTGATCCTCTTCGGACCTCCCGGCAGCGGTAAGACGACGCTCGCGCAGATCGTCTCGAGTTCGACCAATCGCCGCTTCGTTCAGCTGTCGGCGCTGAATGCCGGGGTCAAGGACGTCCGCGCGGTGATCGAACGGGCCCGCCACGACCTCACCATGAATTCGCACCAGACGGTGCTGTTCATCGACGAGATACATCGCTTCTCCAAGACCCAGCAGGACTCGCTGCTCGGTGCCGTTGAGGCCCGGGTCATCACGCTGGTCGCGGCCACCACCGAGAATCCGTACTTCTCCGTCGTCTCACCGCTGCTCTCGCGCAGCCTGCTGCTGAATCTGCAGCCGCTCACCGGCGAGCACATCGCCGAACTGGTACGTCGGGCGCTGGTCGACGAGCGCGGACTGGCCGGCGCGGTACAGATCGAGGACGATGCCCTCGATCACCTGCTGCGGATGTCCGACGGCGACGCCCGGCGCGCGCTCACCGCGCTGGAGGCGGCGGCGGGCAGCGCGGTGGCGGCCGGGCAGCCGAGCATCGACCTGGTGACCCTGGAGAAGGCCGTCGACACCGCCGCGGTCCGCTACGACCGGGACGGCGACCAGCACTATGACGTCATCAGCGCCTTCATCAAATCGATCCGCGGGTCGGATGTGGATGCGGCGCTGCACTACCTGGCCCGGATGATCGAGGCCGGTGAGGACGCCCGCTTCATCGCGCGCCGCTTGGTGGTGCACGCCAGCGAGGACATCGGCCTGGCTGACCCGACCGCGATCCTGGTGGCTACCGCGGCAGCTCAGGCCGTGCAGCTGATCGGGATGCCGGAGGCGCGGATCAACCTGGCACAGGCCACGATGCACCTGGCGCTCGCCCCCAAGTCGAATGCCGTCGTCCGAGCGATCGACGAGGCGCTCGCCGATGTCAAGCAGGGGCTGGGGGGAGCGGTGCCCCCGGCGCTGCGGGACGGGCACTATCCCGGCGCGGCCAAGTTAGGGCATGCTGCGGCCTACCGGTATCCGCATAGCGAGCCGGAGGGGGTGCTGGCGCAGCAGTACCCGCCGGATGAACTGCTTGGTCGCGACTACTACCACCCCACCTCCCGCGGCGCCGAGCGGCAACTGCAGGAGCGGGTGGCGCGGCTGCGCGCCGTCGTACGCAACGAGTGA